One region of Armigeres subalbatus isolate Guangzhou_Male chromosome 3, GZ_Asu_2, whole genome shotgun sequence genomic DNA includes:
- the LOC134222138 gene encoding uncharacterized protein LOC134222138 has protein sequence MSLKHTPQKSANDKMAELKTLVHLRGQAKAKVTRIRKAVEGVEEAGVVQFTLAKLRVYVRNLESHFQEYLNFHHQITAMLSPEKLDDNDATYIQFENHHMETATMVEALIESATPQVTPVQPSGAQQLQIVVQQQPLPLPIPSFDGKPENWPRFKQIFSDIMARSKDSNAVKLHHLERALAGGSAAKILDPKTLSEGNFTHAWALLLDILEDERKAVDAHIHGLLSLKRMSKECSKQLRELLNEVTRHVEGLKLLKQDLEGVSERFVVVVLSDAFDPETRKQWEATIPHKEIPTYEDTVQYLKERCSLLERCEASHPRPTSAKESSLKSIPKPPPARSFAMVTPVTNSETMCEICSASHPNFKCDKFLSLTVPQRRIKVRELNICFNCLRKGHIASKCPSTKSCQECQSRHNTLLHEPKFAKPNPKPVVESPRSKPEPTQIVGSTHVPPTVESVSSLSNPVHKVSRSDGTLLLTAMVDVLDCHGNTHPCRAFLDCGSQPHLVSRSFVEGLGISQLPTHVQVFGAAGKRSVLDKKTTLTFRSRCMNYQAQIECLVTDVVTSTLPGQKLDPRSWKIPSGLLLADPTFHIPGEIQLLIGVKLFFHLMLPGQLMLGNRLPILKETRLGWVVAGGADDVDDNQHCYTASLRPLSECMEKFWSVEAVESVDAVSKEEQNCEQIFNSTTIRNLDGTYTVQLPLKESVSELGTNRTLALKRFHMLEQRLSKNAELKNAYTDFINEYKDLSHCKQVSDFDVPPGKLVHYLPHHAVLKPSSSTTRLRVVFDASARTTGPSLNNVLMIGRTVQDDLFSIILRFRKHRFAITADISKMYRRIRVDEKHSSLQRIFSRDNPNDPLQILELTTVTYGTASAPYLATRTLVQLARDESQRFPIASRIVEEDVYVDDVVTGADTIDQAIQLRSDLTNLMMSGGFGS, from the coding sequence ATGTCGTTGAAGCACACGCCCCAGAAAAGTGCTAACGACAAAATGGCGGAGTTGAAAACACTTGTGCACCTCCGTGGCCAAGCGAAGGCCAAGGTGACCAGGATCCGGAAAGCAGTTGAAGGTGTCGAAGAAGCCGGTGTCGTTCAATTTACCCTCGCCAAGCTGAGGGTGTATGTGAGGAATTTGGAGTCTCACTTCCAGGAGTACCTCAATTTTCATCACCAAATCACCGCAATGCTATCACCGGAGAAGCTAGACGACAATGACGCAACGTACATCCAGTTTGAGAACCATCATATGGAAACCGCAACGATGGTGGAAGCTTTAATTGAATCCGCAACCCCGCAAGTCACTCCCGTCCAACCTTCAGGTGCTCAGCAGTTGCAGATTGTTGTTCAGCAGCAACCGCTTCCGCTTCCCATCCCCTCCTTTGATGGGAAGCCGGAAAACTGGCCACGattcaaacaaatattttcggATATCATGGCCCGATCGAAGGATTCCAACGCAGTGAAGCTACACCACCTTGAGAGAGCATTGGCGGGAGGCTCAGCTGCCAAGATTCTCGACCCGAAAACACTTAGCGAAGGCAACTTCACCCACGCCTGGGCGCTGCTGCTTGACATTTTGGAGGACGAGAGGAAGGCAGTCGATGCTCACATCCATGGGTTGCTGAGCCTAAAGCGGATGAGCAAGGAATGTTCCAAGCAGCTGAGGGAGCTGCTGAACGAAGTAACCCGCCACGTCGAGGGATTGAAGCTTTTGAAGCAGGATTTGGAAGGCGTTTCTGAAAGGTTTGTCGTCGTCGTTCTGTCCGATGCTTTCGATCCCGAGACGAGGAAGCAGTGGGAAGCCACCATTCCCCATAAGGAAATTCCGACATACGAAGACACCGTGCAGTATCTGAAGGAACGATGTTCGTTGTTGGAGCGTTGTGAAGCAAGCCATCCGAGACCGACATCAGCTAAGGAGTCCAGCCTGAAATCCATCCCGAAGCCCCCACCGGCGAGATCGTTCGCTATGGTTACACCGGTAACTAATAGTGAGACAATGTGTGAGATCTGCAGTGCGAGCCACCCCAATTTCAAGTGCGACAAGTTCCTATCCCTGACGGTACCCCAGCGTAGAATCAAGGTAAGAGAGCTTAATATTTGTTTCAATTGCCTGAGGAAAGGCCATATTGCCTCAAAATGCCCTTCGACAAAATCTTGCCAGGAGTGTCAAAGCAGACACAATACACTACTTCATGAGCCCAAGTTtgccaaaccaaatccaaagcCCGTTGTTGAGTCGCCAAGATCCAAACCTGAACCCACCCAAATTGTTGGAAGTACTCATGTTCCGCCCACTGTTGAAAGTGTTTCGTCCTTGTCCAATCCCGTACATAAGGTTTCTCGTTCCGATGGCACGCTTTTGCTCACGGCCATGGTTGATGTCCTTGACTGCCATGGAAATACCCACCCTTGTCGCGCATTCCTCGATTGTGGTTCCCAACCACATCTAGTTTCCCGTTCCTTTGTGGAAGGTTTGGGAATCAGCCAGTTACCCACCCATGTGCAAGTATTTGGAGCAGCCGGTAAAAGATCGGTACTTGATAAGAAAACAACACTTACATTCCGTTCCCGTTGTATGAACTACCAAGCTCAAATCGAGTGTTTGGTCACCGATGTGGTGACAAGTACCCTCCCTGGTCAAAAATTGGATCCTCGATCATGGAAAATTCCCTCTGGTTTGTTGCTTGCCGATCCTACCTTCCATATCCCAGGTGAAATCCAATTATTGATTGGAGTTAAACTGTTCTTCCATTTGATGCTGCCCGGACAGTTGATGCTAGGCAACAGGCTACCCATTCTTAAGGAAACCAGATTGGGGTGGGTTGTTGCTGGTGGTGCTGACGATGTGGATGATAATCAGCATTGCTATACAGCCAGTCTACGGCCATTATCAGAATGTATGGAGAAGTTTTGGTCTGTTGAGGCTGTTGAGTCTGTCGATGCCGTGTCCAAGGAGGAGCAGAATTGTGAGCAAATCTTCAATTCCACTACCATTCGTAACCTGGATGGAACCTACACTGTCCAACTACCGTTGAAGGAATCAGTAAGCGAGCTTGGAACCAACCGAACGTTAGCTTTGAAACGATTTCACATGCTAGAGCAACGATTATCCAAAAATGCTGAGTTGAAGAATGCGTACACTGACTTCATTAATGAGTACAAGGATTTGTCCCATTGTAAGCAAGTTTCCGATTTTGACGTCCCCCCTGGAAAGTTGGTTCACTACTTGCCCCATCACGCAGTCCTAAAACCAAGCAGTTCCACCACCCGTTTAAGAGTTGTTTTTGACGCCTCGGCACGAACAACAGGACCATCTCTAAATAATGTCCTAATGATCGGTCGCACTGTTCAGGATGACCTGTTTTCCATAATTCTTCGATTCCGTAAACATCGCTTCGCAATAACAGCCGACATTTCCAAAATGTATAGACGAATTCGTGTTGATGAGAAGCATTCCAGTCTACAGAGAATTTTTTCGAGGGATAATCCCAATGACCCACTCCAGATCCTCGAATTGACAACCGTGACCTACGGGACTGCCAGCGCCCCGTATTTGGCTACTCGAACATTGGTACAACTTGCCCGAGATGAATCCCAGCGTTTCCCAATAGCGTCAAGGATCGTAGAAGAAGACGTCTACGTAGATGACGTGGTAACAGGAGCAGATACCATCGACCAAGCTATTCAGCTTCGTTCTGACTTGACGAATTTGATGATGTCAGGAGGTTTCGGTTCATAA